In one Shewanella loihica PV-4 genomic region, the following are encoded:
- a CDS encoding GNAT family N-acetyltransferase → MEVRISNRAPDLEEFMTLRTAVGWTNPKPGLVQQSLNNSLFHVCAHIDSKLVGYGRIVGDGAMYFYLQDIVISPEYQNQGVGRSIMQEIESFLADTAMPGATIGLLAACGKEAFYSRFGYNPRTGESLGLGMCKFVE, encoded by the coding sequence ATGGAAGTGAGAATAAGCAACCGGGCACCTGATCTCGAAGAGTTCATGACTTTGCGAACTGCAGTTGGCTGGACAAACCCCAAGCCTGGACTGGTTCAACAAAGCCTGAATAACTCGCTTTTTCACGTTTGCGCCCATATCGATTCGAAGCTTGTGGGTTACGGCCGTATTGTGGGCGACGGCGCTATGTATTTTTATCTGCAAGACATAGTGATCTCACCCGAGTATCAAAACCAAGGTGTAGGCAGATCTATTATGCAAGAGATAGAGAGCTTTCTTGCAGATACCGCCATGCCCGGCGCCACCATTGGGCTGTTGGCCGCCTGCGGTAAGGAAGCGTTTTACTCTCGATTTGGCTACAACCCCAGAACCGGGGAATCTCTCGGACTAGGCATGTGCAAATTTGTCGAATGA
- a CDS encoding GFA family protein, producing the protein MKGKCLCGDVEFYISGSLPHFYQCHCSLCRKLSASSSDTATFLNKAQFTWIKGESLVNSYITETGYRSDFCSKCGSTVPHLMSNKKQYWIPAGLLDDAKDSRVVAHLFVESKAHWDIIGDSGAQFEEMPDMETLNNALQRSN; encoded by the coding sequence ATGAAAGGTAAATGTCTGTGTGGAGATGTCGAATTTTACATAAGCGGATCTCTTCCTCATTTCTATCAGTGTCATTGTTCTTTATGTCGAAAATTGTCTGCGTCCTCGTCAGATACCGCCACATTTCTTAATAAAGCGCAATTTACATGGATTAAGGGGGAGTCCCTTGTTAATTCATACATCACTGAAACCGGTTATCGTTCTGATTTCTGTAGCAAGTGTGGCAGTACAGTCCCTCACCTGATGAGTAATAAAAAGCAGTATTGGATCCCAGCCGGATTACTCGATGATGCTAAAGATAGCCGTGTCGTGGCGCATCTGTTTGTTGAGTCTAAAGCCCATTGGGACATTATTGGCGACAGCGGTGCACAATTTGAAGAGATGCCTGATATGGAAACCCTTAATAACGCATTGCAAAGATCTAATTGA